Proteins found in one Serratia plymuthica genomic segment:
- a CDS encoding TetR/AcrR family transcriptional regulator, with translation MANEKDAAPRSRGRPSAPEAELRAAAVEATLALLLTQGYAATTVDAVAKRAGMAKKTLYRFAENRDALVMQAIASWTDAFRPAFEQDAQRATEVQPLLEQGLRAIAHHVLSVQAVGVFRLLQSEFPGREALLTAYQRNGIERGRAIVADWLQRQQRHGWLRELDCAQTSDLLLAMVMAEPLRQMALGLLPPGSDIDTRITAALTLVLPGLVRD, from the coding sequence ATGGCAAATGAGAAGGATGCCGCACCGCGCTCGCGTGGAAGGCCTTCGGCCCCGGAGGCGGAACTGCGCGCGGCGGCGGTCGAGGCCACCCTGGCGCTGTTGCTGACGCAGGGTTATGCCGCCACCACCGTGGACGCGGTGGCGAAACGGGCCGGCATGGCCAAGAAGACCCTGTACCGTTTCGCCGAGAACCGCGATGCGCTGGTGATGCAGGCGATAGCCAGTTGGACCGACGCTTTTCGGCCGGCGTTTGAACAGGATGCGCAGCGGGCGACAGAGGTGCAGCCATTGCTTGAGCAGGGTCTGCGCGCCATTGCGCACCACGTGCTGAGCGTGCAGGCGGTGGGAGTCTTTCGCCTGTTGCAGAGCGAATTCCCTGGGCGGGAAGCCTTGCTGACGGCCTATCAGCGTAACGGCATTGAACGCGGGCGAGCCATTGTGGCGGACTGGCTGCAACGCCAACAGCGGCACGGCTGGTTGCGTGAGTTGGACTGCGCGCAGACCAGCGATCTGCTGCTGGCGATGGTGATGGCCGAACCCTTGCGCCAGATGGCGCTGGGATTGTTGCCGCCGGGCAGCGACATCGACACTCGCATTACGGCGGCGCTGACGCTGGTGCTGCCGGGCTTGGTACGGGATTAG